Proteins co-encoded in one Kribbella qitaiheensis genomic window:
- a CDS encoding tetratricopeptide repeat protein codes for MVDSGGLWTPPEDELGEALQTAQVLIEEGRADEAGPYQQRVIELARERAGDRPDHYEAKHLMAATQYELAGSLNASGRHEEALAALHEAQLGYTELSDAGVLDATSFLADVRARRAMTQAHRGYGATAVLEMDGAVIAYGQLVGGEEGIQHQPDFARVLAMNALILRRYGDPDLAVASADAATQLFLQLADQINANPQSLSYARYLCSSTAVSADVHAAEGRLDLALEADEIGLTTADTLADSESATDLRTLVSALTRKGKHLGIVGRVIEGETCLRTAVATDPETAARVSEELDRGIPPSLTTALENAEIKLGPYEQYYRLMALSEPAPGMTLATVSGRTDPESAAVRATELAELVRPMMPYDSETALTLGLEAHYLFAISSERESHRMRYETSTYAPIWAQVLLDISEAYHAAGQTEMALDLAGWSAEVATALMPFTMTNGEVKDLAGACYRHHGDLLAATGDFTASQHAHDAAQQLQH; via the coding sequence ATGGTGGACAGCGGGGGGCTTTGGACGCCTCCTGAGGACGAGCTCGGCGAGGCGTTGCAGACAGCCCAGGTGCTGATCGAGGAAGGCCGTGCCGACGAGGCCGGGCCGTACCAGCAACGCGTGATCGAGCTTGCCAGAGAACGAGCAGGCGATCGCCCGGACCACTACGAGGCCAAGCATCTGATGGCGGCCACGCAGTACGAGCTGGCGGGGTCGCTGAATGCTTCGGGCCGGCACGAGGAAGCGCTTGCCGCCCTGCACGAGGCACAGCTCGGCTACACCGAGCTCAGCGATGCCGGCGTCCTGGACGCCACATCGTTCCTGGCCGACGTCCGTGCCCGGCGCGCGATGACCCAGGCACATCGTGGGTACGGCGCGACCGCGGTGCTGGAGATGGACGGCGCGGTGATCGCGTACGGCCAACTGGTCGGCGGTGAGGAAGGCATCCAGCATCAGCCCGACTTCGCCCGGGTGCTGGCGATGAACGCGCTCATCCTGCGCAGGTACGGCGATCCCGACCTGGCCGTGGCTTCCGCGGACGCGGCGACCCAGTTGTTCCTGCAACTGGCCGACCAGATCAACGCGAACCCCCAGTCACTGTCGTACGCGCGTTACCTGTGCTCCTCGACGGCCGTGTCCGCCGACGTGCACGCGGCCGAGGGCCGGCTCGATCTCGCGCTCGAAGCCGACGAGATCGGCCTGACCACGGCCGACACGCTCGCCGACTCCGAGTCCGCGACCGACCTGCGGACCCTGGTGTCCGCGCTGACTCGTAAGGGCAAACACCTCGGCATCGTCGGCCGGGTGATCGAAGGCGAGACCTGCCTTCGGACCGCGGTCGCGACCGACCCCGAGACGGCCGCCCGGGTCTCCGAGGAGCTGGATCGCGGCATCCCGCCGTCGCTGACGACCGCCTTGGAAAACGCCGAGATCAAGCTCGGCCCCTACGAGCAGTACTACCGGCTGATGGCATTGAGCGAGCCCGCGCCCGGGATGACGCTGGCGACCGTGTCCGGCCGGACCGACCCCGAGTCGGCCGCGGTCCGGGCGACCGAGCTGGCCGAGCTGGTCCGCCCGATGATGCCGTACGACAGCGAGACCGCGCTGACGCTGGGTCTGGAGGCGCACTACCTGTTCGCGATCTCGTCCGAGCGCGAGTCGCACCGGATGCGGTACGAGACGAGTACCTACGCACCGATCTGGGCGCAGGTGCTGCTCGACATCTCCGAGGCGTACCACGCGGCCGGGCAGACCGAGATGGCGCTGGACCTGGCCGGCTGGAGCGCCGAGGTGGCGACCGCGCTGATGCCGTTCACGATGACGAACGGCGAGGTGAAGGACCTCGCCGGCGCCTGCTACCGCCACCACGGCGACCTGCTCGCCGCGACCGGCGACTTCACCGCCTCCCAGCACGCCCACGACGCGGCCCAGCAACTGCAGCATTGA